Genomic window (Phragmites australis chromosome 21, lpPhrAust1.1, whole genome shotgun sequence):
cgggaggggggcatgagttccaagacaccataaatggaaagggcgtcatcatcacccctgtgcgaagtgactgggggtggaaaatacgtcccACGCTCGgtcatctgtcaccataaatgcactggcaacgggcgccgtggagagagcccaccgggcagccgcagagcggcccggcgtgcccgccctgtcttgttctcctgccgcAGCAAcgcggtagacggaacgcctcggcccttacgacgttatcccgagacaggccggatggcacgggatgggacccgtgcatttaatgaccccatgcccttctgccagaatgtggcaggaactgacaccgagcgtggcgggagcagttgggggtgacaggccatgcgcgctctttaaatgcggtcttggacctttgactggctgacacctcatcagtgggccccttgggggccactgtcagggggctctctgagtcgtcggggaacggagtgctcgggggtcactgttcacctccccgagcactctctcccgagaatgccctttcttgatcctcggggaactgagtgctcgggggtactgttcacctccccgagcactccctcccgggcatgcttgaacggatcctcaggggaccgagtgctcgggggctgctgctcgcagccccgagcactctctcccggaacttccttcagtgggtcctcgggatacttgggtgcccaaggggccatcgctcgcggccccgggcacatttctcccggtacttagctttcctgaacgtcgggggacttaggtgctcggaggccaccgcacaccttcccgagcactttcttcccggcacttagacttcgcagatcatcggggaacttgggtactcggggaccactaactgtggccccgagcgttctctcccgggacttaatcttttttacctcgcggaggagactcagcgggatggcgccacgtggcggattgctggcctggcctcgggattcggggacccccggttcctgattcaccgacatcCGTTGTACAAGCAATCATGCAGTGCTCGTTAAACGGCTGAAGCAAACTAGCCCACTGAAGCAAGTTCAGCCCAACAACATGGCTCGTGAACGGGAGAGTCAGATCACCAGAAATCTTCGCGTGAAATCAATCCCTCGCGCAGGGGCTCTCGCGATCTGTCACGCGAAATCCGCCATGGGTTGTTCTTCCCCACCGAGCAAGGATTGTAGCAGGGAGTAGGCCCGCAGCTGAAGATACTATTGGACAAGCCGTCGGGCCGGGTGCAAGTAAGGAATGCAGTCGCACGACTTCCTCATCGGGCCCCTCCGTGTGCCCACGCCAAGcacgccgctcctcctccggACTCCTCGCTATTGGCTCCCACACCCCCGCTCGCGTGGCCTCTCATGGTCTCCCGAACGCGTGTCGCCACTCACTCCATAGCTCACCCCCGCGCTTGGCGACAGCACGGTGCGGTGGCAGCCAGGGGGTCCCGCGCTTCATCTTGCCATACGTGTCCTTGTCCTGGTCCGGCGAGGTCGAAGTCTACCACGGGTGGCGGCAGCACCACTGGTGGCACCTCTAATGGCTGCAAAGTGGTATGGCTATCCCAATCTTTGTTGTTaggtactccctccgattgcaaatgtagattgttttagacttgtgcacagaGATTGAGAAAGTAAATCAAATAatcttgttgccctttatttattctgcattagaaAAAATAACGCATTCagttgtgagagtggtagcatttattaaataagggtaagaagggaacaaaagagaaaaaaaatgtatagaagttcgagaatgacttatatttaaagaataattAATGAGTCTAAAATGATCTATATTTACAATTAGAAGGAGTAGAATAGTATTCCATAATTGATGCCACTACTATTGAATTCACCATCCTTCAGACATCCAAGCTTTAAAGTCGTTTTTTAACGCCACGATCTACGGCAGATTGGGTGGAGCATCAGAATCAGTCCACTGCCGCACTTCCCCCGCAGGTCACagttagggatgaaaacgaacggGAACGGTCAGGAAAAACCCCCCTAatcgttttcattttcacattttctctcgaaaacgaaATCGAAAACGGGAAAGCCGGAACCGGGTACGAACTCGAGAATATCGGGATATCAAAAATGAACCAATCCGAACATAAATATGCGGGTATCAGTCaggaaccgataatttaaaatgagaacaccgatccgtagaacaatgatttcaagcatcgacgcaacacataattaattcacaccaacaaaagtaatttatatcatacataGATGAACCACGTAATGACATAAGTATCAACTGAAAAACAACTATTATgtcgtaactcgagtactcggtaTAACATACAATCATATAAAGACTAAGATTGTAGGTGGTGCAAGAGCTTGAACAACATCGGTAGGTCAGTAGCCGATCGAGACTGGACCACTGGGATCTGGTTGAACTTTAGGATAGAGGTTATGTTTGGACTGGCCGGTCGGGCTTGGTATGTGGACTATATtatgatttgtgaagtttgatcTTAATTAGAAAAACGGaaaattctagattaaaaacgGGAAATCCGAAAATAGTCGAAAAAACCccataaccgttttcatttttacattttctctcgaaaacggaatcgaaaacgaaaaaaaaaatatagaaaacgaaTCGGAACAGAACAAAATTTATCccatccgttttcatccctagtcaCAGTCCAAGATGCCCTGCTGATAGAAACACAACGCCAAACATCAACAAACATATAGAAAAAACAGAAATTTTAAGGAATCGAGAGCTAGATGCATGTGCTGTtcgagggggagggggagggggagggggggcgCAATGGAGCAGAGTGGACAACCTTCTGGAGACATCCTTGCCTGAGCATGTGGCACATGAGATCCTTGGCCTCCGGCGAGATTGACGCGGAGGCGCGCAGCGGGAACCGCAGGCACGGACTCGAAGATCGCCCCCGCAGTGGCGCCGTGGAAGGGCAGGGGAAAGTGTTGGGAGAAGAAAGGACTCTGCCCTGAAGCCCGTGACTTCGCCCCGTGAAATCACCCCGTGACGGTGGATGGATCCCCTGACTTCGCCCCGTGAAATCACGAGGCAGCTGCTTCGCAGTTGCTCCACACGGTCTTTGTCCTCACCCATTCTCTCACCAATCGCTCCCTCCCCGAATAGGCAGCTCCTCCGGCGGGCTCCCTCTCGGATCCATCTGCTCACCGCCGCCGGCTTGCAGCTTCAGCTAGGAGAGGCAAGCATGCACCACCCTCAGCTTGATCCAAACAGTTTTTCCTTCTGGTTATGTGATCTTTCTTTGATCTGTCATCTTTCCTTCTAGGTAGCCATCAGCCAGAGAGAGCAAGGCATGCATGGAGCTAGCGACGGCGGCGCTGGGCAGCCTCCTCCCCAAGCTGGGCAGCCTCCTCACCGATGAATACAAGCTGCAGAAGGGGCTCAGGGGTGAGATCAAGTTCCTGCAAGCCGAAATGGAGAGCATGCAGGCTGCCCTTGACGAGGTGTCCAAGCGGCCTGCACATCAGATTCGTGACCTTGATAAGATCTGGGCGAGGGACCTGAAGGAGCTGTGCTATGACATTGAGGACAGCGTTGACACTTTCATGGTGCGCATCGATGATGCTCCAGTGGGTCCCAAGCCGCGTAGCTTCAGAAGGTTCTTCGATAGGACCATTGGCTTGTTGACAAAGGCCAAGACTCGTCATCATGTCGCCGATGACATTGAAGACATCAAGAGCCGCATCCATGAGGTCGCTGCTAGGCGAGAAAGGTACAAGTTTAAAGATATTGCAGCGCAGCCTGACACGACGGTCATCGATCCTCGCGTGCCAGCTCTCTTTGAAGAAGCAGCGAAGCTTGTTGGCACAGATGGCCCTGcaaagaagatctccaacttgCTAACCCAACAGAAGGATGTGCAAAAACAGAAGCTAATGGTCGTCTCAATTGTTGGAGTTGGAGGCCTGGGTAAAACGACCGTTGCCAATTTGGTGTATGAAAGGCTTGGGGACCAATTTGACTGTCAAGCTTTCGTCTCGGTGTCGCTGAAGCCAAACATGAAGCAGATTCTCGGCAGCATACTTCGGCAAGTTAGCGAAGGCACCTGCACCAATGCTGGAGAAATGGATCTGGATGAACTTATAAGGAGCATCAGGAAATTCCTCATGGACAAGAGGTACATGCATGTTATTATATGCCTaatatatgaatttgtttttcaAGGAAGTGTTAGTTGTCCTAATTAACTAGCCTAATACAGTGTTAAATGATACAAGCATCGCGTCCTTCATTACACCAAATGACCTCCTTCATCATGGTAGTTGTGCTGGTTAAACATAAACATTTCAGTTTAAACTTCACATCAAGCCGAAGCCACATTTAATCGATCTAATTAACACTGGCGCCCTCAAGGAAAAACATATTACAATTTTATTCTAAGTGAACCATGCCGTTGGCTATATGGCTAGTTATCACGGGACAATTATAAAGAAAATATTCTAATTGAGGCTTAAATGTGGGGCTTAACATATTAcaattttatttcaaattttctcctAAAGACGAAAACTAAAGTGAAAAACAGAGCATTCAGGACTCATGGCTGCTTCTGTTGGATCTTGCCAGTGGCAAGGAGAGAGCCGTGGCAGCCATCTGCAAGCACCAGGATGGCCTCGCGCAACCTCATGGAGAAGGTTAGCTATGGTAATAATAAGGAAGATTTGGGAGAGGTGGCGTGGTGCGAGTGTCCTGTCCGGCGCAGTGCGTCCTGAGCAGCTCCTCCCCGTTGCCAATCAAATTTGTCTATTTAACTCTATTTAAATGGGTATCACTCCAATTAACTCCAGAACTTCACATCAATGATATATGTTTAAGTGTGTTTAACCATAAATCCTAAATTTTTAATGCTATAATGTTGTCATGCCAAGTAACTTTTTTACTGTTTTGTATTGTAGCtctattataattttttttagatgaagagCTCTATTATAAATGTAGGATTGTATTAACTTTTACCAAACATGCATCTGATGCTCTTGCAAAACCATAGGTACTTCATTGTAATTGATGACGTATGGAATGAAGAAGCGTGGAAATTGATCAAATGTGCTCTGATTGACAACAATCTTGATAGCAAAGTTATTGTGACAACCCGTAATATTGCTGTGGCTAATTTCTGTTCTATTGATGGCACTATGTATGAACTAGAGCCTCTCTCTGATGCGGACTCCAAGAGGCTGCTTTGTAAAAGGGTATTTAATGAGGGAGAGGGAATTCATTCTGAACTGGAGGAGGTagcaaagaaaattttgaagaagtgtgGTGGGGTACCATTAGCTATCATTACTATAGCTAGTATGTTGGCTAGTTTACCAAACAAAACAATGTATGAATGGTATGGCGTATACAATTCCATGGGTTCTGGACTTGAAAAAGACAAGAATCTGAAGAGCATGCGATGGATATTATCTCTTAGTTATAATGATCTACCTTACCATCTTAAGCCTTGCTTACTGTATCTGAGCATGTTTCCTGAGGATTATGAGATCCCAATATATTGGTTGGTACAGATGTGGGCAGCGGAAGGTTTCATTATTgaagaaaaggggagaaattTGTATAAAATTGGAAAGAGATATTTTAATGAGCTTGTTAATAGAAGCATGATTCAGCTGATGCGCAGGAGGGATAATGGCAGTGCAACAGCTTGCCGTGTACATGATATGATACTTGATCTCATCATTTCCCTTTCAGCACAAGAAAATTTTGTCACAATATCAGAAGGCCCACAGGTCATGTCTCCAGAGTGCACGATTCGGCGACTATCACTGCAAGGAAGAGCAAGTCATACTGCCAGTAAGGAAGAGCAAGTCATACTGCCAGCAAAGGTGAACATGTTCCATGTGAGGTCACTCATTGCATTTGATTATGCTTTCCAATGGATGCCACCGCTGTCATGCTTTTTAGTTCTCCGTGTTTTGTATTTGCATTGTTTTCCCAGCAAGAATAATCATCCTAAGGATCTAGGGAGTTTGCACCACTTGAGATATCTGGTACTAGGAGGTGAGATTGAAGCAAAGGTTCTAGAAGAAATTGGAAACCTACAACTTCTGAATACATTGGAGTTGTTGGCAACAAACATAAAAGAGCTGCCAGCAAGTATTACTCGGCTAAGACAACTTGAGAATCTGTTTATTGGTAGGGGGGTGAAATTGCCAGATGGGATTGAGAATTTAATGTCCCTGCAAGAGTTGGGATGGCTTGATGTGGAAGAATCACCGAACACTCTGGCTGAGCTAGGCAATCTTACAGAACTGAGGGTGCTGAGAATACACGGATTAGATGATAATGAGAGTTATGTGAAGACTTTTCTCCAGAGCCTTTCGAATCTACACAACCTTCACACTCTAGTTTTGAGTGGCAGAGGGATATGGTCCGTAGATTTAGATTGCATGTCGGATCATTGGAGGGGCCCTGCACATCTACAAAACTTTGATGCAGGCAGTTTTATAATCATCTCTCAGTTGCCACGGTGGTTTTCCACCCTCTCTGAATTCTCCTTCTTAACCATCACTGTCAAGGTGCTAAGACAGGATGATCTTCAACTGCTTGGAGCTTTACCTGTGCTACGCGTTCTTAAACTAGAAGTACATCCGGATGGTATTATCACTGAAGAACGGCTGGTGATTGGTATTGATGAGCCCTTCCGCTCTCTAGCAGAGTTTAATTTTATCAACTATTCACGATGTTGGTTGGTGTTTGGTCAAGGAGTGATGCCAAGGCTTCAAAGGCTTCAGTTACGGTTTGAAGTACAGAAGAGAGAAGGTGGTGGATTTGATATTGGCTTGGAGAACCTGACTTCCCTTAAACATATCATTGTCACAGTTAACTGTTACGGTGCCCGGATCAGGGAGGTAGAGGATGTAGAAACCAAGATCAGGGATGTGATTGAGATCCATCCGAACCATCCAACTGTTGAGCTGTCAAGAAGCATGACCTATCGTATGGTACAGGATTAGAAGTATGGTACAGGATGAGAACAAAGGTGACCGTGAGGCTCCGGAGCAGCAAAGGTAAAAATTGTCTCCCCATTGAATTGCTGTGTGtacttgctctttttttttttgctgacaTATCCTTGCTTTTCGTCTTGCTGATATGTGTGGCGATTAGTAGCGACGATGAAAGCCACTTGCTGGCTGCCGACGATGAAAGCGACAATGGTAATGAGGCTTCAGACCAAAGGTAACGAATTCGTCTCCCATGAATTCCCATGTATAGttgcttctttctttcctttaaTCTGATGACTTatccttgcttctccttttgcaGTTAAGCCTGACGAACGATTGGGACTGGCACGTTTCTGAATTTTATTCAATTTCTGGCATTAAAACATGAGCTAATCATAATCTTCCTTGGATTGCATCAGTATAATTCTTGGGATTGTTTGTGCCGTCCTGCCCTGTTTCTATTGTCCCAGACATCAGCCAATTCTACACATTCATTTTTTCTGTATCCTATTCCGTGTTTTGGTTGGGCATTTCACTTCATCTCATTGTTTTTGTCCATATTCAGTTTCTTTTTATCAAGCACCAAACTCCTTGATCCTTTTATAtatacaaaaaaaaatacttcgCTATGGTTGAAAAATGTTCATCCCTTGCCATCCTTAAAAAAGCTCCTttttatgcttgaaaaataATTCCTTCCCTTATTACCCTTTAAACAAAATACCTCCTTTATTATGCTTGGAAAACAATTCGTTCCATgtatcaacaaaaaaaaatcctttgttaTGCTTAAAAATGAATATTCCCTGTTATCctttaaacaaaaaaaaaaacctccttTCTTATGATCGAAATATAGTCCCCTTTCTtgttatcctttttttttttgataaactCCTCCTTTGCTATGTTTGAAAAATGATTCACTCTATTGCtatccttaaaaaaaactcctaCTTTCCCTCGTAAAAAAATTACTACTTTGTTATGCTTGAAAAATAAATCCCTCCTTTGTTgtccttaaaaaaaactagtccTTTGTTATGGTACTCCGACATCTTTCTCTCTCAACTAAACCTATGCTGCACCCATGTTCAGCTGATTCCTCAGTCCAATATCGCCTGCACAATTGTTACATTTGTAGCTCAATTCCTTCATGATAGTTTTGTCATTGGAACAAGTACCCCTGAttcatttcattttttcttgCTATCTGCTATGGCCCTTTGGGTTCACATGAATCGCTAAATTAGCTGTCCATTTGTTTCATAAGATAACTAGATTACCTTTCTCCTCATGTGGTTATATTAAATGAGATCTTGATTTAAAATCCATATAAATATAATGTACTCATGAAAGTTTTGGGGATAAAAGAAAAATTACTTGTAACTACGCATCCCAGTACCAGAAACTTGTTTTGCGAGTCAaactacagttttttttttcattttgtttttatAGTTTACTTTGTTTGTCCATTTGAAGAGACTCGTACTTTTGAATACATTATGCATGTTCTCTAGCCACATATCTATATGACTGATGCAGATGCATTATTTTGCTAATATATGTttgattatttatatgtattgcATAGAATATGTAAAACTGATAGGAACACTTGTATACATTGGGGACTTGAGTACTATTACAGACAACCTTAGTCACACTGCTATTTGAACTTGGTGGTTCAGTTTTCACGATTTATGGTAGTATATAACTAAggatacatttttttttctttgactgAGGATGTATTTGAATACAGCGAAATAGAGTAACAGTGATCGTACTTATCTCTCAGGCCTCGTCTTAACTGGGACAATACTTGAAGATCATAATTGTGTTTATCTGGAAAATAAAACTCGCTCACTCACTATATTTCACTATGTATAGTGAAGTTCTATCACATGTGATCTTTCGATGAGTACTATCTTATAGTCATGTTGATTTTATTCTTATATTCATTGTCTGTTTTGCAGGAACAAAATAGTGGGTCAATTTATCTCTTATCAATGGTTTATGGGCCAGATATATGTAGCATCTTCCAAGAGATCTATTTACTTTGTTTGAAACTTTGACAATTTATTATCACTATGTCTTTCAAAATGTTGGCTTGAACTTGTTTGTTTAGCGAACATGTAATTTTGGATGATGTTTTTGGTCTACTTTTGACAACACTTGGCTGCCGTATGACCAACCTTGTCACAGATTTGATAGACTGGTCTTGGTCCATTGTTATTGGCGTTGCTCCTTCCACCGCGACCACGGCTACCACCGGTGCTGCGACcaccttcaccaccaccttcaCCACGTCCGCGGCTCCCATGGCCACGATTTCTACCGCAACCATGCATGGCAGTGTTGGCCGAGACCTGATACTGAGAGTTTTGAGACTCTAACCAAGCCTCGGTTGTGAGAAGTTGCACGTAGAGATCACTCAAGGTGATCGGATCAGTCCCAGCGCTGGTAGCCTCAACAAACGGATTGAAATCCGAGTCAAGACCAGTGATGATGTAATGTAGGAGATGATGTCGTCATCTTCAAGCTGCTTCCCGACAGCAGCCATCTCGTCGGCGTATGCCTTCATCTTGGAGAAGTATGCCACACAGGACATCTCCCCCTTCCACGTGCTTGTCAATTTTTCATGCAGATGAATGATTCTTGCTCGCGATTTAGAGAACATTTGTTGGATCGCTCTCCAGACTTCGGCAGCTGTCGACATCGTCACCACTTGAGCGAGCACCTCCCTGGATAAGGAGGACAACAGGTAACTCAAGACCTGCTGATCCTGCGCAAGCCATGTTGCATAGGTAGGATTTGTCGCAACTTCTTTGGGCTTATCTTTCTCCTTCTCGATCTGGATGAACTCTGACGGCGCTCTCAGAGTACCATCAAGATACCCTAGAAGTTGTGCACCTCTTACCGCTGGCAAAACTTGAGCTTTTCACGTGAGGTAGTTTTCACTAGTTAGCTTCTCAATACGCAGTATTTACAGAAAAGAGTCTTCATTTATTGGGATCTAAGACTACTATAAGACTACtaataaaataagaaaaaaaattggactAATTACTAGTCCTAAATTTATGTTAATGCCTAAAATGCTAATTACTTTTGTAATGGCAATTGGAATGAttcaaatctaaaataaataactAAAGAATCACAATTTTGAACCCATGGGTATATtagattattattattaaatttTTGAATACTTGAAATTCAACGGAACCtctattttcttgtttttcttctttaaccataaataaataaaaaatcgtCTGTTGCACTATAAGAAATAGACGAATCATATACAACATACCCAAATAGGATAGGTTGACCTCTGTGCTTCTCTCATAGTAGAATCCTCTTCCTGCTTAGCCCCCTTTTTCCTCGGTCCACAGAGAAAAAATGCGCTAAACGGAATGAAAGTATCTCTTCCGTTGAAAAAGTGAGTAATTCAGATTCTAAAATAGCGCGATCTTGCTCATAAAGGTAACGAAATTATCCGACAAGCTTGCAACTTGGATTTGGTTCTCTCACGAAAATCGCAAACTCCgattaagaaaaaaatggaaCCGCCCGCCCGGTGCATACTTCAGTGGCACTAATTAGCGACTTTAGCTTAGGAAGGGAATTTTCAAAGTCTTTCTCGGATCTACCGgacttgagaaaaaatattgCGAGAAATTGACAAGGTAAGATTTCCAAGAAAAATCCCGAATTGGATCCAAAATTGTCCAGAATCCACAAAATTTTTGTTTGGAACATGAAATAGCTTGTATCCATAGAACATCTTCCAAGGTCAAAAACATATatctattttttagattttcctTTTGGCAAAATCACGAGAGTGAATAAGAGGACGACCCAACGGGGGAAGGATGGAATGAGTCGGGCTGCTCCCTCCGCTAAAATTTGCCCTTGGATGATTTAGGGAGTTGAAAGAGGTGGTAGTGGAGGAGGAAGCCATCGACATAGATGATATCTGATTACCGATCGTTTATGTGGAGGCTAGCTCTGATAACTATAAAGAAATAAGCAGAAACGTTCAACCTCTCCGTAGAGAGGCCGCGTATATATATTGATTAGCAAACATCACGTATAAGACTCTATCTCTAAGAGTCTGGTTTAAACAATCTCTACAATCTATACATTACCTAATCTGGAGTTGTGAGCCGGCCGAGTCATTAGAGATAGAAAATATTCtaggtatatgagatggaaGAGAGAGATTACAGGGATTACATTCTATCTAGAGTATAAGGTATTTCAACATAGCAGTCTCCTAGGCCGAGAGGACCGCGACCCAGAGGCCGAGAACGCTGGTGTGCGGGTGGAGAAGGATGACAAAGTCATCGAGGTTGATGCCCCGCTGGGCCCGAGCGGAAGTGGGGACGCGCCACCGGTCCCAGATCCCGCCGGCGATGACCTACTGGAGGGCATCTCGGACGAGACCAGTGGTGACTCACTAGGAGATGACGTGGTTATCGCCCCTGCGCTTTCGGAAGCACTCAGGCCGTGCCTCTAGCCGTTGCCCTGGCCGTGCCCCCCGCCCCGACTCCCATGCCTTCATCGCCGCGTCCTTCACCCTAGGTATGTCTATCCCGGTCCCCGTGCCATCCTTCATGTAGATTCGAGTACTCAGCCAAAGACACAGGTAGGTGCAGGATCAGGACTACGGCAAGGGGGTTGTCGGAGAAGGGTCCTCGACCGGGACTGCTTTGGTCCAATCGGCTGCCATAGGTGGCGGGGCCTCCTATGGGTGGAGAAGACCAAGCGGGACATGGGCTTCACCAAGCTCACGGTCCAGCGCCAACTGAAGTTGAAGAGGAGAAGGTATGGGGTCCTATTGTCGAGGTATGACGTTATCCTGAAAAGGAGCCAGTAACAATAAGGCATTTCCTTTTGGTATAGATGAACCTTCTGTTCTGGGACATGAATCCTCTGATTTTgctgaagcaaagtcaggataGCACAGTAATTCGTGAGTGCATAAACAGTAAAGTACAGTTAATCACTGTAGCACAATACTGTATAGGTTACTGAAGCAAAAATACTGTTGAacgggtactgtagcagtaatGTATCACTGAAATCCTGCTCATCCATTTGCGATCCGACGGACAGGAAAATGCGAACTGCAAGTACTGTAGCACGCCTGACTTTGTTTCGGCAACGTTAGACGATATTCGTGAGTGTATGAACAGTAAAGTGCAGTTAATTACTGTAGCATAAATACTGTAGAGGTTACTGAAGCAAAAATACTGTTGAAGGTGGGGGCCCTCTACACGGAGAAACAGCGCCTTAGGGAGAGGCTGGCCGTGTAGGAGGCGGAGGCATCCTGCCGGCTTGCCGCACTCGAGGATGAGAAGACTCGGGCGCTGGCCGGGCTAGAGGCGAAGAGGCACCGGCTGCTTGTCGAGCTCGGGTCCACGAAGGACAAGCTGCAGCAAGCGTCTCATGGTCAGTACTCAGTATCCGCACTCGACATTTGTCGATTTTGTGTTGTGTTTCTCTCTGACGAGCCATCGATCTTCGTGGCAGAGCTGGGCGTGACCCAAAATGCTTTGGCCACGGTGAACTTCCGGACGGGGGCCATCCAATCGACCCTTTCCGGCGCCCTGGAGCTGTTCTGCACCGCGCTGCGCGAGGTGGGGCTGGAGGTGCCACCCCAAAAGATAACAGCGCGGCCAACCTCGCTGACCAGAT
Coding sequences:
- the LOC133903073 gene encoding disease resistance protein RGA5-like isoform X1 yields the protein MDPLTSPREITRQLLRSCSTRSLSSPILSPIAPSPNRQLLRRAPSRIHLLTAAGLQLQLGEPSARESKACMELATAALGSLLPKLGSLLTDEYKLQKGLRGEIKFLQAEMESMQAALDEVSKRPAHQIRDLDKIWARDLKELCYDIEDSVDTFMVRIDDAPVGPKPRSFRRFFDRTIGLLTKAKTRHHVADDIEDIKSRIHEVAARRERYKFKDIAAQPDTTVIDPRVPALFEEAAKLVGTDGPAKKISNLLTQQKDVQKQKLMVVSIVGVGGLGKTTVANLVYERLGDQFDCQAFVSVSLKPNMKQILGSILRQVSEGTCTNAGEMDLDELIRSIRKFLMDKRYFIVIDDVWNEEAWKLIKCALIDNNLDSKVIVTTRNIAVANFCSIDGTMYELEPLSDADSKRLLCKRVFNEGEGIHSELEEVAKKILKKCGGVPLAIITIASMLASLPNKTMYEWYGVYNSMGSGLEKDKNLKSMRWILSLSYNDLPYHLKPCLLYLSMFPEDYEIPIYWLVQMWAAEGFIIEEKGRNLYKIGKRYFNELVNRSMIQLMRRRDNGSATACRVHDMILDLIISLSAQENFVTISEGPQVMSPECTIRRLSLQGRASHTASKEEQVILPAKVNMFHVRSLIAFDYAFQWMPPLSCFLVLRVLYLHCFPSKNNHPKDLGSLHHLRYLVLGGEIEAKVLEEIGNLQLLNTLELLATNIKELPASITRLRQLENLFIGRGVKLPDGIENLMSLQELGWLDVEESPNTLAELGNLTELRVLRIHGLDDNESYVKTFLQSLSNLHNLHTLVLSGRGIWSVDLDCMSDHWRGPAHLQNFDAGSFIIISQLPRWFSTLSEFSFLTITVKVLRQDDLQLLGALPVLRVLKLEVHPDGIITEERLVIGIDEPFRSLAEFNFINYSRCWLVFGQGVMPRLQRLQLRFEVQKREGGGFDIGLENLTSLKHIIVTVNCYGARIREVEDVETKIRDVIEIHPNHPTVELSRSMTYRMVQD
- the LOC133903073 gene encoding disease resistance protein RGA5-like isoform X2; this translates as MELATAALGSLLPKLGSLLTDEYKLQKGLRGEIKFLQAEMESMQAALDEVSKRPAHQIRDLDKIWARDLKELCYDIEDSVDTFMVRIDDAPVGPKPRSFRRFFDRTIGLLTKAKTRHHVADDIEDIKSRIHEVAARRERYKFKDIAAQPDTTVIDPRVPALFEEAAKLVGTDGPAKKISNLLTQQKDVQKQKLMVVSIVGVGGLGKTTVANLVYERLGDQFDCQAFVSVSLKPNMKQILGSILRQVSEGTCTNAGEMDLDELIRSIRKFLMDKRYFIVIDDVWNEEAWKLIKCALIDNNLDSKVIVTTRNIAVANFCSIDGTMYELEPLSDADSKRLLCKRVFNEGEGIHSELEEVAKKILKKCGGVPLAIITIASMLASLPNKTMYEWYGVYNSMGSGLEKDKNLKSMRWILSLSYNDLPYHLKPCLLYLSMFPEDYEIPIYWLVQMWAAEGFIIEEKGRNLYKIGKRYFNELVNRSMIQLMRRRDNGSATACRVHDMILDLIISLSAQENFVTISEGPQVMSPECTIRRLSLQGRASHTASKEEQVILPAKVNMFHVRSLIAFDYAFQWMPPLSCFLVLRVLYLHCFPSKNNHPKDLGSLHHLRYLVLGGEIEAKVLEEIGNLQLLNTLELLATNIKELPASITRLRQLENLFIGRGVKLPDGIENLMSLQELGWLDVEESPNTLAELGNLTELRVLRIHGLDDNESYVKTFLQSLSNLHNLHTLVLSGRGIWSVDLDCMSDHWRGPAHLQNFDAGSFIIISQLPRWFSTLSEFSFLTITVKVLRQDDLQLLGALPVLRVLKLEVHPDGIITEERLVIGIDEPFRSLAEFNFINYSRCWLVFGQGVMPRLQRLQLRFEVQKREGGGFDIGLENLTSLKHIIVTVNCYGARIREVEDVETKIRDVIEIHPNHPTVELSRSMTYRMVQD